TGATACTCGTCCGGCATGTCGGCGAAATCTTCCGCATCGACGTAAGGCGGGTTCGACACGATCAGGTCGAAACGTTGACCCGGCAAGCCATCGAAACCATCGCCCTGAACGGTGAACACGCGCTCATCGACACCGTGGCGCTCGATGTTCTGGTTCGCCACTTCCAGCGCTTCGAACGATAGATCGGCCAGTACCACTTCAGCGTTCTGGAACTCGTAGGCACAGGCGATGCCGATGCAACCGGAACCTGTGCACAGGTCGAGAATGCGCGCAGGTTCGGCACCCAACCACGGTTCGAAACGCTTTTCGATCAGCTCGCCAATTGGCGAACGCGGGATCAGCACGCGCTCGTCGACAATGAATGACATTCCACAGAACCAGGCTTCGCCCAGCAGGTAAGCTGTCGGAATGCGCTCTTCGATGCGGCGCTTGAGCAAGCGTTGCAGATTGACCAGCTCGTCATCTTCCAGACGGCAATCCAGATAGCTGTCGGCGATTTCCCACGGCAAGTGCAGCGCACCCAATACCAGCTGACGGGCTTCGTCCCAGGCGTTGTCGGTCCCATGGCCGAAAAACAGATCCTCCCCATGGAAGCGGCTGACGGCCCAACGGATATGGTCACGCAGGGTACGAAGTCGGGAAGTGATCACGGGGCAAACTCCAGAAAAAACGACTGACGATTCTAACAGCCAAAAGGCGCCGCGACGACGCAGGAAAAACACCGGACCAGATGTAGGACTCTTCTATTTTTTCAGCAAGCTATTGAACAGAACGAGTATCTTAACGAGGCTGCGACCCAACAACGGCGGTGCCTACGATGGTAGCGATTCACAGAAGCGCTCAGCCAGAGGACAATGTCGCAAAAGCCCCACCCGAAGGAGCCCCAGAATGTCCGTTCCAAAAACGATGTTTCAACTCAGCGGCCGTGGTTATGCAGCGGCCAATCTGGGTCATGCGACCCTTGTCATCATCG
The Pseudomonas lini DNA segment above includes these coding regions:
- the prmB gene encoding 50S ribosomal protein L3 N(5)-glutamine methyltransferase; this encodes MITSRLRTLRDHIRWAVSRFHGEDLFFGHGTDNAWDEARQLVLGALHLPWEIADSYLDCRLEDDELVNLQRLLKRRIEERIPTAYLLGEAWFCGMSFIVDERVLIPRSPIGELIEKRFEPWLGAEPARILDLCTGSGCIGIACAYEFQNAEVVLADLSFEALEVANQNIERHGVDERVFTVQGDGFDGLPGQRFDLIVSNPPYVDAEDFADMPDEYQHEPELGLACGDDGLNLVRRMLAEAADHLTEKGLLIVEVGNSQVHVEALYPEVDFAWLEFERGGHGVFMLTAEQCRNHQALFASRV